The genomic segment TTATTGAACTTTTAGTTAGTAGTTGGTGTTTTTTTCTCCTTGTTTCTTTTGCTTCTGGAAGCTGAAATTTGTCATCCTCTTGAGGGTTTTTCGAGGGTATCTTAATAGTGATTATGATTGTCCATCGGTGCTGTAAAGCTTCTTCCTTGAGCTGAAGATTCTGGTGTAAAATATGACAATTTATGAGCTCTTTCAGCCAATATaagaattatttatttttgccgCAACCTGGTTTTGAAATCAAGATGAAAAATTCGAGTGTTAATCTTGTTTTTGTAGAAGCACCGATATCTTCATTTAGGAGGTGTCGCAATAATTAACGTTTTGAAATAATCCGCAGTTTTCATTTGCCAAGATGGTTACTACGTATATTCCTGACCTCCAGCTAGGGTAACTGATTTAAATGTCATGAAGAAACTAGAAAGATCTCattcatttaaaattttagaaGTAGCACCCAGCTACAAAGATGGGCTAAAATATGCTGCTCGATTAACCAAGTGTTATCGTAAAAAAACTGAATGGAGAATTATCTTGAACAGCGGACAGTTTTTGAAAGTTTTTTTTTCCTGGGTAAATGTTTCCGTATCTCACAACCATGATTGtgataaattaattatgctACGCTTCTACGGGATGGCAACGCCTACACTAACCACAAGTGGTTTAGATGTTTCTTTTGCGAAACTTAAATATTAATTggattttcttttttttgtttgtttatatAGATGTGCAGCTTTTATGgttttatatttttcaacaacTCATTTATATAGTTTATGTGATTACAAGGTGGATGGAGGatcatttgaaaaatttatGAGCGGTGGAGAAAATAAAGGATTCACTGCTGTGCTGATTTATGCTTCCTGGTGTCCTTTCTCTAGCATCTTTTATTCGCGGTTTAGTACTCTCTGTTCCCTGTATCCGCAGATCAAACATCTTGTTATTGAGCAATCTTCAGTCATGCCTAGGTGGGTGTTTTTTTATCAATACCGACGTGATTTATCATTGCATGCTTTCAATCTTCAAAGCGCCAGTTTTATGCGAGATTTACCAATCCCATGATGTCCGAGGACTGTTGTAGATATATCCATTGTATATTTTCATATGTTCTGTGCCTCCTCAGCTGGTACCTATGAAGGACTCGTTAATTATTTGTCCCAAGAAGTCATACCTCTATAAAACTTGTAACAAATAGTGCGAACTTTGACCAAATTTTCTGCCGAACATTGAGATTATCCAAGTCCAATAATGGACGACTGTTCTTTGCTGGGACTTTCCACTGTTTTAATTattcttgaattttatttggACCATAATGTAGTTACTTGTAATTTTGTGAGTGTTTTAATGACGACAGTTGCGAATATATTTTTATGGGAGTGTTTTGTGTCATCAAATAATGGATCTCCTTTTTTCATGTACTATGAATTTATCCATTATCTGTTGAGGAGACATAAACACATGTACACCTCCAGTTGGTGTATGAcctattttctttatttaagtTGTAGAAATGCCTGAATTTAACTTGGTTGTTCTCTTTTTCAGTGTTTTCTCTAGATATGGAATTCATAGTGTGCCCTCACTGCTGATTGTACATCCAACAATGCGAATGAGATATCAAGGTCCAAAAGATCTCCAGTCAGTCATAAGCTTTTATAAAAGAGCTACAGGTAGCACCAGCAGTGTAATATTTGTCTTTTTCTTGCTATTGATTTGTGTTCACAGTATAGTTATTCGATCTGTTGCAACCTATGACGACTGAAGGAAAATATCTGGGAAGCTAGCTAAATGTGTTCTCATCCTGAACTTTGAGATCTTGGGTGATGTTCAACATTTTCCAACTTTATTCATCTGAATTTATGAGCTTAGAAGTTGACTTTTTTCATTTTGTCTCATAATCTTGTTTCTTTTGTTCGAGACATGTATGGATGAACCCATTAGATTAAATGCTACTGAGTTTTACATGCTATGAATTGCTGTTGAGTATATATGTGGGGCCGGGGGTCTTTCAAGCAAGATTAGAAATTAGTAACTTTTCATTTTCCATCGGCCTTGTTTGTCCTTGAAGGGACAATCCTTGCGCTCTATGAACTTACTTTTGCTGCAACGCCTGTAAACCATGAATTATGAGCAATATTTTCAATCAAGTTTTGGATTTGATTCGTCTCCTCCTCTCATTCACAAATCCTTTCTCTGCTTAGGGTTGGACCCAGTGGTGAATTTGGTTGAAGATGAAATGAAGAATGATCTGAACTTGTTTCAGCTATGGAATGGAATGTCATGGAAGGAAAAGTTTTCGAGAGAACCGTATCTACTACTATCTATAGTCTTTGTCTTAACAAGGGCTTCTTTATATATCTTCCCAGGAATTGCATCTTGTATAAAGGCACTGTGGGTGGCATGTGTCTGTCATCTAACTCTGGGTATTTTTGGAGGGCATGTTTTACACCCAATCGACATCAAGAGAGTTTGGAGCAAGTTCAACCTGTTCAACACTAGGAACTTCCATAAAGGAGCTAGAAATGCTCGAGTCTGGGCACCATCACTGGCCTAAGTTTCCTTGTGCAAGGGTATTGCCTTTTGAGTACCTTGTATGCCAGTCGTCTACTCGTTCTGAAACAGATGAGCTGTAGAATTCGATGTATCATTAAGTGACAAGACAAACAACCAGCGTACTTTGGTTTTTTTCCCACATATGCACTCGGTTGTACAGCATGCTAGTGAATGGACAAAAGTCCCACAAAGCTGTCCAATTCTTGGGGTTGGGATTTTACTTTTTGGTGACTTGGGCAATTGAAAAGAATATCCTCCGGTAGAACTGTATCATTGATTTGCTGATGAACGTGATATTTACTGGAACATAATCTCAGAAAAACCCAGCGGGGATATTTTGCAAAGGCGGGATTGTCTGAAAATCGATTGGATGCTAAGACCCGAATGTGAGATTTCTGTTTTTCATTCATGAAAAGAATGTTTTTTAGAACGTAATTATGATATGACAACGGTTCTTGAGAAATATTTGGTGTCATTTCTCAATCATTGGTGTATACGAATAAAAACGAAGGCCGTTTGAATTTTGgcacaaaaaaattttaaaaaagaaaaacaacgAGTGTATTttgtattatattaattttgtaACTCTCTTTATGTAAGAGAGAGAATGAAAGATTTGAGACATAGTGAGAATAACAAAAAGACAAATTGCGAATAACGTTAACCATGCAATGGGCAAGAAAATATCAGTACTCGTGgatataaatatagatatattatatatgtatatgtgtgtgtgataAGCTCTCATTGCCGTAAACCGAAAATGTATCGGTTTATTTCATTCTACATATGTGAGCATTGCCTCCATGATATGATGGATGGTCAAAATTTGCCCATACATATATAGGggacccactttttttttttgaaattgtatgtgtggcAAAATCTTACCCGTTGAAATTGAAATGAGGATAGTGCCCACATAAGTAGGATCTCATTAACAAAATATACCGAGTGATATGCTAATTGGAACCCAAATAACAAGTTGGAGGCAATCTAGGAGTAACCATTGCTGCAAGAGGCACAGCTTTCTGCAAAGCTAGCCCAAAAATCTCCTCCATATCCATTTCTTCACCATCAAATTTCCAATCAAACGAGTGAACCAAAGTCCCCAATATACATTCCATCATCGCTACCCCCATTCTTGTTCCAGCACAAATTAAATCCTCCTCCCAGCTCTGAATGGGATCAGCTCGAAATCGTTTCCTTTCGGATCCATCTTCACATACCTTTCagacactacaagaaaaatgatttttcgcagcacgtcatcaacagcgtgcattaaaagcacgctgcgaatactACTTTTCACGGCGTGCACCCATATGTGCGCCGTTAATAGTGTTGCActtgatactattaacggcgtgcattaaaagcacgctgcagaTATTACTATTGACGgtgtgcattaaaagcacgctgcggatagtaacttgatactattaacggcgtgcattataagcacgctgcggatattactattGACGGTGTGCATTATAAGCACGCATCCGCAGCGCACAATAAATGCACGATGTTcataatactattaacggcgtgcatgtTTATATGTGCTGTTAAAagcaaatcattttttttaaaaaaattgtgttcAGACATTAACGGTGTACATTAATAGCACGCCGTCAATAGTATTATTCACGGCATGCATATTATTAGCAGGTTGCGGAAAATGAGTTCGAACCGTCgataatatagcgacggttttcaagaaaccgtcgccgatttaaatTCGGCGATGGTTTTCATTAACCTTCGCTAATATACGTAcatcggcgacggtttaataaacaACCTGTCACAAAAAATGGCAAATTCTCTATTTATATCCGATTTCCGTTTCATTTTACTTCACagcacttaaaatttttctctaatGATACGATTTTAGagcacttaaaatttttctctactTATACGATTTTATTTTCGATTTAGATACgtgtttttgtttcaatttatggttaattttttaattgttaattaagagAATGAGTATTAATATTATAGTTGTATTGttagtttttataaaaatatattaaattataaaagtaaatgtttttttatttttacgcaaaatttagcgacgattttggaACTGTCGCGAAATtttaaaactgtcgctaaatttaaagACCGTCGCTGAATTAGAGACGGTGTTGAGGTTTttttccgtcgctaatttgcgatggttttgtcaaaaaccgtcgctaatattttatttttttttactattaacggcgtacattgcacgctgcggaaaggtgtattaacggcgtacatatgcacgccgttgataatagtattaacagcgtgcacatgcACGCCGCGGATAACCTTGAGCTTTTAACGCGCGCTGCGGAAAGCCGTTTTTGTTATAGTGAGACAAGAATCTCTCGCGGTTGAAATCCAATGGATTTTCCCAAACTTGAGGATCCCTTCCAATTGCCCATATGTTAACGCTGAGTCTCGTGTTCTCGGGTATGTAATATCCATTTACGGTGCATGCTTCGGCTGAAATGCGAGGTAGGTTTAATGGTATCGATGGGTGCTTTCGTAACGTCTCTTTGCATATCGCTTGCAGATAAGGAAATTTGGGTATGTCGGACTCCACCAGAAGGCGGTTCCGGCCGATGACCCGATCCATTTCATCGTGTGCCTTGCGCAGAGTTTCTATCAAATATATTAAGAGTAGTTAGTAGTTAGATAATCAGTTAGACAACGGTTATACTCAATAGTTATAATAGTTTCTATTAATACAAAACTCTAAAAACTCTGTAAATTCATTCATGAAGATTACGTTCAATGAAGATGATCTCTCAATTTGAGAGGCTCGAAACTCTCGCgtaatatggtatcagagcattcgCACATCTCTTTCAATCTCTCGTAAGTCTTCATTTCAATCTCTCGTAAGTCTTCACAAATCCTTGAGATAAGGATTCAATGGCTCCAGGAAATTCGTCTGAAGCTCCTCGCGCAAGTGGTCAGTCCGCCATTGATGATCCCATGAGTCCTTACTTCTTGCATCATTCAGATAATTCAGGTCTCACGTTGTTATCACAATCGCTTACGGGAGACAATTACTCGACTTGGAGTAGAGCAATGAAGATTGCACTTTCAGTCAAGAACAAATTTGGTTTTGTTGATGGAACGATCGTCAAACCTTCAGAGGTCGATTCAAATCTTCTCAATTTTTGGACTCGAAACAACAATATTGTAATATCTTGGATATTGAATTCGGTATCTAAAGAAATCTCTGCAAGCATTCTTTTCTCCGAATCTGCGGCTCACATTTGGGAAGATCTCAAAGAAAGGTTTCAACAAAACAACGGGCCAAGAATCTTTCAATTACGGTGTGATTTAATAAATATGCGTCAAGAACAACAACCAGTGAGTGTCTACTTCACGAAGCTTAAAGCTATTTGGGAAGAATTGAATAACTTTCGTCCGATCTGTAGTTGTGGGAGATGCAATTGTGAAGGGGTTAAGAATATGGATAATTTTTCTCAGATGGATTACGTCATGAATTTTCTCATGGGTCTTAATAACTCTTTTGCTCAAATTAGGAGTCAAGTTTTACTACTTGATCCACTTTCTCTAATCAATCGTGTTTTCTCATTGGTTGTCCAAGAAGAACGCCAGAGAGCAATTGGCTCTCGTCCCTCTGTTCATAACTCTCCAGGAGACATGGCATTTGCACTAAAAGGTGATCGACCACAAAGACAGCATCAGGAACGAGGGCCCGCAAGGTTCACTCGTGAAAGACCCTTCTGTACTAAGTGCAATGTCAATGGGCATACAGTGGAGACATGTTATAAAATCCATGGATATCCCCCAGGGTTCAAGTTTAGAGGAAACATCACTAATCGGCCAAATGTGGTCACTGCTAATCAAATCTCTGGAACACAGAATTCTTCCATGTGATATCGATGATGGTCCAAATAAGAATGTATTTCAGAGTTTCAACCCAGAGCAATTGCATCAATTAAGGCTAATGTTCGATCAACATCTTTCTGCAGTTGATAAGAAACACGATCTTTCCAAGGGATCAAGCAATGTTCACAACACAGGTATATGTTTATCCACATATGCTCATACTGATTTATCTTCTTCATCATATTGGATTATTGATTCCGGAGCATCCCGACACATATGTTCTAATGCGTATTGGTTTAAATCACTCCAACCGACTGATGGTTCCAAGGTTACTCTGCCGAATCACACAACCATTGATGTCAAGTTTTCCGGTGACATTGAACTAAGTGAATCTTTATTTCTTAAAGATGTTATGTTTATACCAGATTTCAAGTTCAATATATTATCTGTCAGTTCACTTCTTGCCACTGCCAAGTCAATGATCACTTTTTAATGTGATTCGTTCACCATCCAGGAAGTATTAACGACGAAGATGATTGGCAAGGGTAGGAAAATAGATGAACTCTATGTCCTCGATGCAAATTCAGTCCGCCAGCATCCATCTGTCAATCAAATATCAGTTGAAATTTGGCATAGCCGGCTTGGACATCCATCAGTTAAAGTCATGAATACGCTAAAAGATCATATGCAATGCAGTGTACAGAGTTTAGATAGTTGTAAACCTTGCTTCATTTGTCCATTAGCTAAACAAAGAAGACTTGCGTTTATATCGCATTATCACATGTCTACATCTTCTTTTGATCTTGTGCATTGTGATATCGGGGTCCGTATAAGGTTCCAACACAACATAATCAACGTTACTTCTTGACTTTGGTAGATGACTGTACACGTTTTACATGGGTATTCCTACTTCAATACAAATCAGATGCACTCAAAGTTGTGTCAAAATTCTGCATTATATTTATGGTTGAGACTCAATTTCTCAAGAAAATCAAAGCATTTCGTACTGATAATGCAAAAGAGCTGGAGTTCACCGAGCTATTTCTTGAAAGAGGCATCACACATCAATTCTCGTGTGTGCAAACACCACAACAAAACTCCGTAGTCGAAAGGAAACATCAGCATTTACTAAATGTTGCTCGAGCTCTATTATTTCAGTCTCATGTGGATGTCAGTCTTTGGGGAGAATGTATGTTGACAGCAACTTACTTGATCAATCGGGTGCCCTCTCCAACAACTCAAAACAAGTCACCTTATGAGCTCTTATTTCAAAAATCTTTTGATTATTCGTCCTTACGAAATTTTGGATGTTTAGCCTTTGCTTCTACCCTAGCTGCTCATCGAGATAAACTGTCACCTCGTGCTCGAGCTTGTGTTTTCTTGGGCTACCCTGCAGGTATTAAAGGCTACAAACTACTAGACATCAACAGCCGTGAAATATTTGTTTCTCGGGATGTTATATTTCATGAAACCACATTCCCATTTCTGACCATTAACTCAAATGGTAATATCGATCGTTTCCTGATGTAGTTCTGCCAATGTCTCATGTTACACCAAACCTTGACACCTTGGTTCCTATCACGGCCGAGACTCCACACTTCACCGAGTCAAGTAATGACTCTCCATCTATGGCTCAAGCTCATGACCAACAAATGTCAATACCTCTTCGAACTTCTTCCAGAATCACACAACCTCCATCATATCTTCGAGATTATCATTGCAACCTAATGAAGTCCAACAATCCCTTGAAagatgaatctttatatccacTGAGTTCGTGCATCTCTTATGACGCATTGTCCCATTCTTATCGCAATCTAGTACTCAATGTGTCTTCACAATTTGAGCCTCAATTCTTTCATCAAGCAATCAGCCTTCCCCAATGGCGAACTGCCATGAAAGATGAACTCGATGCTATGGAAAATAATAACACATGGTTGGTTGTTCCGTTACCAAATGGAAAACACTCCATCGGCTGTCGATGGGTTTACAAAATTAAATACGCTTCAAATGGATCGGTTGACAGACACAAGGCGCGCCTTGTAGCCAAAGATACACCCAACAGGAAGGTGTCGATTTCTTTGAGACTTTCTCACCCGTGGCCAAGTTAGCAACTGTCAAAGTGTTGTTAGCACTAGCTGCCAGCCAACATTGGAAGCTTGCTCAATTGGATGTGAACAACGCATTTCTCAATGGAGATCTGTTGGAAGAAGTCTACATGGACTTACCACTTGGCTACCCTAAACAAGTTTCACACAATGATTCGTCACAAAAACTTGTATGCAAACTTCACAAGTCGATTTACAGTCTTCGTCAAGCTTCTCGACAATGGTATACTAAGTTTTCTCAAGCGCTGCTTCAATCTGGATTCACACAATCTCAATCTGATCACACCTTGTTCACCAAAGGCGCAGGCCAATCTTTTATGGCCCTCCTTgtatatgtggatgacattaTCATTACAGGTCCATCATCAAGTCTCATTCACTCCTTAAAGGTGCTTCTTCAAGGACACTTTAAACTCAAAGATTTAGGTTCGTTAAAGTACTTTCTTGGTCTTGAGATAGCTAGATCACAGCGAGGCATTTGTCTCTCACAAAGACACTACACTCTAAAGCTATTAGAGGACACCGAGTTTTTAGCAAGTAAGCCGGTATCAACACCAATGGAGCCCCGAATTCGTCTCAACAGCATTGATGGTGAGCCACTGGAGGACATCTCACAATACCGTAGGCTCATTGGACGACTCCTATATCTCACATTATCGCGTCCAGACATTACATTTGCGGTTCACAAGCTTAGTTAATTTGTATCTAAGCCCCGCACGACTCATCTACAAGCTGTGCATCATATTTTACGTTATCTAAAGTCAGCTCCTGGTCAAGGCATTTTCTTTCCAACGTCGTCTTCCACTCAGCTGCGAGCATTCTCTGACGCTGATTGGGCATCTTGCCCTGACACGAGGAAATCAGTAACGGGATTTTGTGTCTTCCTTGGTGATGCATTAATCTCTTGGAAGGCAAAGAAACAAGCCACCGTTTCCAGGTCATCTATCGAAGCTGAATACAGAGCATTGGCTAGCACCACCAGTGAAATCTCATGGATACTCCAATTGCTTCGTGACTTTCATATCTTGCCACCATCACTAGCAATCTTGTTCTGCGACAGTCAATCGGCCATGCATATCGCCACTAATCCAGTCTTTCATGAACGAACCAAGCACATAGAAATAGATTGCCATTTCATTCGAGGACGAATCCTAGATGGTTCGATCAAGCTGCTGCCTGTTCGGTCACACTCCCAACTCGCGGACATGTTCACAAAACCGTTACCTTCACCTACACTATCTAATTTACTATCCAAGATGTCCATCACTGACATTTATAGTACATCTTGAGGGGGGTATATCAAATATATTAAGTGTAGTTAGTAGTTAGATAATCAGTTAGACAACGGTTATACTCAATAGTTAGAATAGTTTTTATTAATACAAAACTCTAAAAACTCTGTAAATTCATTCATGAAGATTACGTTCAATGAAGATGATCTCTCAATTTGAGAGGCTCGAAACTCTCGCGTAATAATTTTCGGGTTTTTCAGCATCTCCGCAAGAGCCCATTCTATTGCGCTTGATGATGTATCAGTTCCAGCAGTAAACAGGTTCTGCATGCAAAACATATACTTAAATATCACGCAAGTTCACATGCATAAATATTATATAGTGAAAGTCgaaaaattaattattggtaACCAGTAATAGTGCCTTAAAATTGGTTGTGGTAAGCCTCTCCTCCTCAGGATTATCGACATCTTCTCGATTTGAGTATATAGATGTTCAGCTGCTCTTTTATCCACCTTTCAAAggaatatattttctttcccTTGTGATCTCTGTGCTGCGTTTTTGCCATAACGCGGAAAGTAAAATAAGCATTTTTACTCTAGTATGATAGGAAAAGACTCGTGAACCCCACTCCATATGCAGTTTACGGTTTGGTGTTTAGTTttctatattattaaattttgttcGACGGGTCAACCTCATACTGTAGCTACACAAGTGTCATATCAGTATCACGTTATAAAAAATACTTAAATTTCAAAACTAACgaaataaaactgaaatttaacAAAACAAAGTACTAAAATAGCAAGAAAAACATATATAGATATTgagttaaaaatttaaaattctcttaattacaatggactttgtagttgggatttagtatttaaatgttttatttaagaAGGACTAGGCTTAATATAgaaattagacttttaaaagagatgtaaaaatttcaaatttttttttat from the Primulina tabacum isolate GXHZ01 chromosome 8, ASM2559414v2, whole genome shotgun sequence genome contains:
- the LOC142553307 gene encoding 5'-adenylylsulfate reductase-like 5 yields the protein MEKCRNMLICVLVASTFRAVAASSTTSDRQIRTFLHHLNFRCPLSIPSSSTPFMVDGGSFEKFMSGGENKGFTAVLIYASWCPFSSIFYSRFSTLCSLYPQIKHLVIEQSSVMPSVFSRYGIHSVPSLLIVHPTMRMRYQGPKDLQSVISFYKRATGLDPVVNLVEDEMKNDLNLFQLWNGMSWKEKFSREPYLLLSIVFVLTRASLYIFPGIASCIKALWVACVCHLTLGIFGGHVLHPIDIKRVWSKFNLFNTRNFHKGARNARVWAPSLA
- the LOC142554332 gene encoding flavonoid 3',5'-hydroxylase 1-like is translated as MDRVIGRNRLLVESDIPKFPYLQAICKETLRKHPSIPLNLPRISAEACTVNGYYIPENTRLSVNIWAIGRDPQVWENPLDFNRERFLSHYNKNGFPQRALKAQDGSERKRFRADPIQSWEEDLICAGTRMGVAMMECILGTLVHSFDWKFDGEEMDMEEIFGLALQKAVPLAAMVTPRLPPTCYLGSN